The Euphorbia lathyris chromosome 2, ddEupLath1.1, whole genome shotgun sequence genome includes a window with the following:
- the LOC136217616 gene encoding uncharacterized protein has translation MATRPDIDDDEDFSEIYKEYTGPPVSTVNNAQDRSKPNKRSNAGSDEEEEPRDPNAVPTDFTSREAKVWEAKSKATERNWKKRKEEEMICKLCGDSGHFTQGCPSTLGANRKAQDFFERVPAREKHVKALFTDKVIQRIEKDIGCKIKMEEKFIIVSGKDRLILAKGVDAVHKVIKGDGDQKGSSSFHRSRSRSPERSPVGSRLRRSESQRSYSGHPREAMQYQPRFGRQDKSVEDRVRGDPQKFARGSPQAYGNDGGRSRSSHSKSPGCPPYAGNSYGSYDSHNQSVAGYRKDGWETERRGHDLQSGRDSRQFEYSTFPQTLEELELELKRELAELGKIRDKEEDEENYKHRETVREMKENYMKKLAVLRSTHARRWEEFLQIDAQRREQPARQQMPTSGFGGYKQHSYSDYDGSAANPQYNAAGLSLDSRARYPNHVENYSSRTHDSFGEFQRQRREDFGKAYDRY, from the exons ATGGCAACAAGGCCAGACATAGATGATGACGAGGACTTTAGTGAAATTTATAAGGAATACACTGGACCTCCAGTTTCAACTGTTAATAATGCCCAAGATAGGTCAAAACCAAATAAGCGTTCCAATGCAGGATCCGACGAGGAAGAGGAACCTCGGGACCCGAATGCTGTACCAACTGATTTCACCAGCCGAGAAGCTAAGGTATGGGAAGCTAAATCAAAAGCTACAGAGAGGAATTGGAAAAAAAGGAAAGAGGAAGAAATGATTTGCAAATTATGTGGGGATTCAGGTCACTTTACTCAG GGATGTCCCTCCACTCTTGGAGCAAACCGCAAGGCTCAGGATTTCTTTGAAAGGGTTCCTGCAAGAGAAAAGCATGTAAAAGCCCTTTTCACAGATAAAGTGATACAGAGGATCGAAAAGGACATTGGCTGCAAAATCAAAATGGAAGAGAAATTTATAATTGTTAGTGGCAAAGATAGGTTAATTTTGGCAAAAGGTGTTGATGCTGTGCACAAGGTGATTAAAGGGGATGGTGATCAGAAGGGCTCTTCTAGTTTTCACAGAAGCAGATCTAGGTCGCCTGAGCGTAGTCCAGTTGGCTCACGCTTGCGACGTTCTGAATCTCAAAGATCTTATTCAGGTCACCCGCGTGAAGCAATGCAGTATCAACCAAGGTTTGGAAGACAAGATAAGAGTGTTGAAGATCGTGTTCGTGGGGATCCACAGAAGTTTGCTAGGGGTTCTCCACAAG CTTATGGTAATGATGGCGGTAGGAGTCGCTCAAGCCACTCTAAATCACCTGGATGTCCCCCTTACGCTGGCAACTCATATGGGTCATATGATAGTCACAATCAAAGTGTGGCTGGTTATAGAAAGGATGGGTGGGAAACAGAGAGACGGGGACATGATCTGCAATCTGGCCGTGACAGTCGTCAATTTGAGTATTCAACCTTCCCACAGACGTTAGAAGAGCTGGAGTTGGAACTTAAGAGGGAGTTGGCCGAGCTTGGTAAAATCCGTgacaaggaagaagatgaagagaatTATAAACATCGGGAG ACTGTCAGGGAGATGAAAGAAAATTACATGAAGAAATTGGCTGTCTTGAGGAGCACACATGCCAGACGGTGGGAGGAATTTCTTCAAATTGATGCTCAGAGGCGTGAACAACCGGCAAGACAGCAAATGCCCACTTCAGGTTTTGGCGGTTATAAGCAACATTCATACTCTGATTATGATGGATCTGCAGCGAATCCCCAGTATAATGCAGCAGGTTTATCATTGGATTCAAGGGCTAGATACCCAAATCATGTTGAAAATTATTCTTCAAGGACTCATGACAGTTTTGGTGAGTTCCAGCGTCAGAGGCGTGAGGATTTTGGGAAGGCATATGATCGATACTAA